A DNA window from bacterium contains the following coding sequences:
- a CDS encoding YdeI/OmpD-associated family protein gives MKKTKQQFTAKLVSSGPGGVYIEIPFDVEKEYGARGRVPVKATFDGEPYRGSIFPYGGVHLLLVLKAIRQKLDKDVGDSVRVTLELDTQTREVKLPDDFRKALGKNKKAKTVFEDFSYNHRREYVMWIESAKQAETRARRIAKAVEMIATGHKEAWAIRMGKDEPKPAARKTKK, from the coding sequence ATGAAAAAAACCAAACAGCAATTCACGGCCAAACTCGTGTCTTCCGGGCCGGGTGGCGTGTACATCGAGATTCCCTTCGACGTGGAAAAGGAATACGGCGCGCGCGGGCGGGTACCGGTCAAGGCCACCTTCGACGGCGAGCCCTATCGCGGTTCGATCTTTCCCTACGGCGGCGTGCACCTGCTGCTGGTCTTGAAGGCGATCCGCCAGAAACTCGATAAGGACGTGGGCGACAGCGTGCGCGTGACGCTCGAACTTGACACGCAGACGCGCGAGGTGAAACTTCCCGACGATTTCCGGAAGGCTCTCGGCAAGAACAAGAAAGCCAAAACCGTGTTCGAGGATTTCTCCTACAATCACCGCCGCGAGTACGTGATGTGGATCGAGTCGGCCAAGCAAGCCGAGACCCGCGCCCGCCGCATCGCCAAAGCCGTCGAGATGATAGCCACCGGCCACAAAGAAGCCTGGGCGATCCGGATGGGGAAGGACGAGCCGAAACCAGCCGCACGGAAAACGAAAAAGTAA